A section of the Phaseolus vulgaris cultivar G19833 chromosome 8, P. vulgaris v2.0, whole genome shotgun sequence genome encodes:
- the LOC137823715 gene encoding calcium-dependent protein kinase 13, whose amino-acid sequence MGNCCRSPAAVAREDVKSSFSNADHHGKRGSGAEAVKQKAPITVLAGVPKENIEDRYLVDRELGRGEFGVTYLCIDRDTRELLACKSISKRKLRTAVDVEDVRREVAIMRHLPESPSIVSLREACEDDNAVHLVMELCEGGELFDRIVARGHYTERAAAAVTRTIVEVVQLCHKHGVIHRDLKPENFLFANKKENSPLKAIDFGLSIFFKPGERFSEIVGSPYYMAPEVLKRNYGPEIDIWSAGVILYILLCGVPPFWAESEQGVAQAILRGLIDFKREPWPSISEGAKSLVRQMLEPDPKLRLTAKQVLEHPWLQNAKKAPNVPLGDVVKSRLKQFSMMNRFKRKALRVIADFLSNEEVEDIKDMFKKMDNDNDGIVSIEELKAGFRNFGSQLAESEIQLLIEAVDSNGKGTLDYGEFVAVSLHLKRMANDEHLRKAFSYFDKDGNGYIEPDELRNALMEDGADDCTDVANDIFLEVDTDKDGRISYDEFVAMMKTGTDWRKASRHYSRGRFNSLSLKLMKDGSLNLGNE is encoded by the exons ATGGGAAACTGCTGCAGATCCCCGGCCGCCGTGGCCCGCGAGGACGTCAAATCGAGCTTCTCCAACGCAGACCACCATGGCAAGCGTGGTTCCGGCGCTGAAGCTGTCAAACAGAAGGCGCCGATCACGGTACTCGCCGGTGTGCCCAAGGAGAACATCGAGGACCGCTACCTCGTCGACCGCGAGCTCGGCCGCGGGGAGTTCGGCGTGACTTACCTCTGCATCGACCGCGACACGCGCGAGCTGCTCGCGTGCAAAAGCATATCCAAGAGGAAGCTCAGGACTGCCGTCGACGTCGAGGACGTCCGCCGCGAGGTAGCCATCATGCGACACCTGCCTGAGAGCCCCAGCATCGTGTCACTCCGCGAAGCCTGTGAGGACGACAATGCGGTTCACCTCGTCATGGAGCTCTGCGAGGGCGGCGAGCTCTTCGACCGGATCGTCGCTCGCGGTCACTACACCGAGCGCGCTGCTGCCGCTGTCACTAGGACGATTGTGGAGGTCGTGCAGCTCTGCCACAAGCACGGGGTCATCCACCGCGACCTGAAACCGGAGAATTTCTTGTTTGCAAACAAGAAGGAGAATTCGCCGCTCAAAGCTATTGACTTCGGGCTTTCCATATTCTTCAAGCCAG GCGAGAGGTTCTCAGAAATTGTTGGAAGTCCATATTATATGGCGCCAGAAGTTCTCAAGCGGAATTATGGACCAGAAATAGATATATGGAGTGCAGGAGTAATTCTCTACATCTTACTGTGTGGTGTTCCCCCGTTTTGGGCTG AATCTGAGCAAGGAGTTGCACAGGCCATTCTTCGAGGACTTATAGATTTCAAAAGGGAACCTTGGCCAAGTATTTCTGAAGGTGCTAAAAGTCTTGTTAGGCAAATGTTAGAACCAGACCCTAAGCTTCGATTAACTGCCAAACAAGTGCTTG AGCATCCCTGGCTCCAAAATGCTAAGAAGGCTCCTAATGTTCCACTTGGAGATGTTGTCAAGTCAAGGCTTAAGCAATTTTCAATGATGAACAGATTCAAAAGAAAAGCCCTTAGG GTCATTGCTGATTTCTTATCCAATGAAGAAGTTGAAGACATCAAAGATATGTTCAAGAAGATGGATAATGATAATGACGGCATTGTTTCCATAGAAGAACTGAAAGCTGGATTTCGAAACTTTGGGTCTCAACTTGCTGAGTCTGAAATTCAGTTGCTTATTGAAGCT GTAGATAGTAATGGTAAGGGAACGCTAGACTACGGAGAATTTGTTGCTGTTTCCCTTCATTTAAAAAGGATGGCTAATGACGAGCATCTTCGTAAGGCCTTCTCCTATTTTGACAAAGATGGGAATGGATATATTGAACCAGATGAGCTACGGAATGCCTTGATGGAAGATGGAGCAGATGATTGTACAGATGTAGCAAATGATATTTTCCTAGAAGTAGACACGGATAAG GATGGACGTATCAGCTACGATGAATTTGTTGCTATGATGAAAACTGGAACGGATTGGAGAAAGGCATCAAGGCATTATTCACGTGGGAGATTCAATAGCTTGAGCTTAAAGTTGATGAAAGACGGTTCTTTAAACTTAGGAAATGAGTAG
- the LOC137824143 gene encoding jasmonate-induced oxygenase 2-like, translated as MLSTTLQHKLQAKHILELTSSYILSNLCLCFCAFLVSENMLSCQAWPEPVVRVQALAESGLSSIPSRYIKPLSQRPSNNTFSFTPHQSSQTHHEPLHDHISAHQYANIPVIDLEQLFSKNESVRKEGLKKMAEACSEWGFFHVVNHGVSHELMKSVRELWREFFNQPLEVKEEYANSPTTYEGYGSRLGVQKGATLDWSDYFFLHYMPSSVRNQAKWPACPPSLRKVIAEYGEGVVKLGGRILQIISVNLGLKEDFLLNAFGGESEVGACLRVNFYPKCPQPDLTLGLSPHSDPGGMTILLPDDFVSGLQVRKGDEWITVKPVPNAFIINIGDQIQVLSNATYKSVEHRVIVNSNQDRVSLAMFYNPRSDLLIQPAKELVTKERPALYSPMTYDEYRLYIRLNGTCGKAQVESLTSKSSLQG; from the exons ATGCTCTCAACCACACTACAACATAAGCTACAAGCAAAACACATACTTGAACTCACTAGTTCATATATTCTCTCCAACCTCTGTCTTTGTTTTTGTGCTTTCCTAGTTTCTGAAAACATGCTGAGTTGCCAAGCATGGCCAGAACCCGTGGTTCGAGTCCAAGCCTTAGCTGAAAGTGGCCTTAGCTCTATCCCCTCACGCTACATTAAGCCACTCTCTCAAAGACCCTCCAACAACACTTTTTCTTTCACTCCTCATCAATCTTCTCAAACTCATCATGAGCCTCTTCACGATCACATATCTGCTCATCAGTATGCTAACATCCCTGTCATTGATCTAGAACAACTCTTTTCCAAGAATGAGAGTGTTCGAAAAGAGGGGCTGAAGAAGATGGCAGAGGCTTGTAGTGAGTGGGGTTTCTTTCACGTGGTGAACCATGGAGTTAGCCATGAGTTGATGAAGAGTGTCAGGGAACTGTGGCGCGAGTTCTTCAACCAGCCACTCGAGGTGAAGGAGGAGTATGCAAACTCCCCCACCACCTATGAAGGCTATGGAAGTCGTTTGGGAGTGCAGAAGGGTGCCACCTTAGATTGGAGTGACTACTTCTTTCTTCATTACATGCCTTCCTCTGTTAGGAACCAAGCTAAGTGGCCTGCATGTCCACCATCCTTGAG GAAAGTGATTGCTGAATATGGAGAGGGAGTGGTTAAGCTAGGAGGAAGGATACTCCAAATTATATCTGTAAACCTTGGTTTGAAAGAGGATTTTCTGCTTAATGCATTTGGGGGTGAAAGTGAGGTTGGTGCATGCCTAAGGGTGAATTTCTATCCAAAGTGCCCTCAACCTGATCTCACTTTAGGACTCTCCCCTCATTCAGACCCTGGTGGCATGACCATTCTCCTCCCAGATGATTTTGTTTCTGGTCTTCAAGTACGCAAAGGAGATGAATGGATCACAGTTAAGCCTGTCCCAAATGCCTTCATCATCAACATTGGTGACCAAATTCAG GTGCTGAGTAATGCAACTTACAAGAGTGTAGAACACAGAGTGATTGTGAACTCAAACCAAGATCGAGTGTCATTGGCCATGTTCTATAACCCAAGGAGTGATTTACTTATTCAACCAGCCAAGGAGCTTGTGACAAAGGAGAGACCAGCTTTGTACTCACCAATGACATATGATGAATATAGACTTTACATAAGGCTAAATGGAACATGTGGGAAGGCTCAAGTTGAATCACTCACTTCCAAATCGTCATTGCAAGGTTAA